ACATACAGGCGCGCTTGCGGTCAATGACTGCAAGTCAGTCAATAGATCCGGCCCACTTCTTGACGCCCGCCCCCTTCCGCCGATAATGCGTGGGTGATCCGCCGCCTGATCGATGCGATCCCCCGCCCCGTGCGACTGTTCGTCCTGGTCGCCGCGGCCGATGTCGCCCTCTTCTCGCTGCTGCGCCTCGTGTTCGCGGCCGTGTTCCGGGCCGAGTTTGCCGCCCTGCCCGCCGGCGTCGCCGCCCGGGCGCTCTGGCTCGGGGTGCGCTTCGACGCGCGGCTCGCGGTCCTCGTCGCCCTGCCGGTGCTCGCGCTCGGCGGCTTGGGACCACTATCCCTCTTCGCGCCCGCAGCCTCCGGCACCCCGCGGACCGGCGCGCGGCGCGGGTGGGCCTGGTATCTGGCGGCGACGCACCTCGCGCTGCTCTTCGTCTACCTCGTCGACATCGGCCACTACGCCTTCGCCGCGAGCCGGGTCAACGTCACCATCCTGCAGTTCCTCTACAACCTCGACACCTCGGCGCGGATGGTCTGGGAGACGTACCCTGTGGTGCGCGGGGCCATCGCGCTGGCGTTCGCTGCGTGGGGGATCTTCCGCGTCGCGGACGCGGCGCTCGCCCGGGCCGCGCGCTGGGACCCGGCCGGCGCGGGACGCCTGCACCGCGCCCTGGCGACGGCCGCCGTCGTCGCGCTGGCCGCCGGCGCGGTCTACGGCAAGATCTCCTGGTACCCGCTGCGCTGGTCGGACGCGCACTTTTCGACCAACACCTTCGCCGCGGATCTCGCGCACAACCCGGTCCTCTATTTCGCCGAGACGGCGGGCAAGCGCCCGGCGGCCTACGACCTCGCGAAGGTGCGCGAGGCGCGGCCGCTGGTCGGGCGCTTTCTCGGCATCGACGACGGGGCCGACCCGGCACGTCTCTCCGTCGCGCGCCCCGGCGTCCCGCTGGGCGCCCCCGCGCGCCGGCCCAACGTGGTGATCGTGCTGCTCGAGTCCTTCGCCGCCTACAAGACCGGCGCCTTCGGCAACCCGCTCGACCCGACGCCGCGCTTCGACGCGCTGGCCCGCGAGGGGACGCTCTACACGCGCTTTTTCACGCCGACGTGGGGCACGGCGCGCTCGGTGTGGGCCACGGTGACGGGCCTGCCCGACGTCGAGCCGCAGCTGACCGCGACGCGCAACCCGCTCATCGTCTCGCAGCACACGATCCTCAACGACTTCGCCGGCTACGAGAAGCTCTACTTCCTCGGCGGGAGCCTCAACTGGGCGAACATCCGCGGGCTGCTCGCGGCGAACGTCGACGGGCTGCGCATCCACGAGGAGGGGAGCTACAGCGCGCCGCGCGTGGACGTCTGGGGGATCTCGGATCTCGAC
This is a stretch of genomic DNA from bacterium. It encodes these proteins:
- a CDS encoding LTA synthase family protein, whose amino-acid sequence is MIRRLIDAIPRPVRLFVLVAAADVALFSLLRLVFAAVFRAEFAALPAGVAARALWLGVRFDARLAVLVALPVLALGGLGPLSLFAPAASGTPRTGARRGWAWYLAATHLALLFVYLVDIGHYAFAASRVNVTILQFLYNLDTSARMVWETYPVVRGAIALAFAAWGIFRVADAALARAARWDPAGAGRLHRALATAAVVALAAGAVYGKISWYPLRWSDAHFSTNTFAADLAHNPVLYFAETAGKRPAAYDLAKVREARPLVGRFLGIDDGADPARLSVARPGVPLGAPARRPNVVIVLLESFAAYKTGAFGNPLDPTPRFDALAREGTLYTRFFTPTWGTARSVWATVTGLPDVEPQLTATRNPLIVSQHTILNDFAGYEKLYFLGGSLNWANIRGLLAANVDGLRIHEEGSYSAPRVDVWGISDLDLFAEANRVFSATPRPFVAIVQTSGSHRPYTIPANRGGFETRPVADAEARRNGFVSAAEYNAFRFLDHALGAFVDGARREPWFADTIFLFYGDHGLPASAPHIPAGDAAADLTHFHVPLLIWSPGLVPGGRRVDTVASELDVLPTAASLAGVPYLNTGLGRDLLDPAFDAMRFAFTAGDQGSSPKLGLVGPERAFGMFGNGTGRRLVALGGAQAGADVLAREPETATRMEALCRALYETARYLPYAGSRGAEHKDTVSR